The Thermocladium sp. ECH_B genome includes a region encoding these proteins:
- a CDS encoding ArsR family transcriptional regulator: MDEVDELIRMLKDEALSSGVRLGILIALYYIDGYVTFADLQRDLDIPKSSLHQHLSMLQENGLVEFKRGITPLGVRTVVKITNKGKGIVSRYLELVRALR, translated from the coding sequence GTGGATGAGGTTGATGAGTTGATTAGGATGCTTAAGGATGAAGCACTATCCAGTGGTGTGAGGCTCGGCATACTGATAGCCCTATATTACATTGATGGCTACGTGACCTTCGCAGACCTTCAGAGGGACCTTGACATACCTAAGAGCTCCCTGCACCAGCACCTCAGTATGCTACAGGAGAATGGCTTGGTGGAATTTAAGAGGGGCATAACGCCCCTCGGCGTTAGGACCGTGGTTAAGATAACCAATAAGGGGAAGGGCATAGTTAGTAGGTACCTGGAGCTTGTGAGGGCGCTTAGATAG